In one Grus americana isolate bGruAme1 chromosome 1, bGruAme1.mat, whole genome shotgun sequence genomic region, the following are encoded:
- the TSKU gene encoding tsukushi — MQFLAWFNLLLLLPCFGTTKTCFPGCHCEVESFGLFDSFSLTKVDCSGIGSHIVPVPIPLDTSYLDLSSNKLETINESMLTGPGYTTLVSLDLSYNKIAKISSTTFSRLRYLESLDLSHNSLEVLPENCFSSSPLSDIDLSNNKLLDIAVDIFASKGQGKPLNVDLSNNMLSTITRHREKSIPNIQNLNLSGNRLTSVPILQGIPLRYLNLDGNPLVKIEKGDFMGLKDLIHLSLSSLRGFGELSPYSFKELPALQVLDLSSNPDLKSLTAEVIFGLNSLQELNLSGTGVSSLPKTVLKYLPSIKSITLGKNIQCLKTIKEGQYHRQIGLTKKEVLSCHDSHGSVAAAPYVS; from the coding sequence GAAGTGGAAAGCTTTGGTCTCTTTGACAGCTTTAGCTTGACCAAGGTGGACTGCAGTGGAATAGGCTCACACATTGTTCCTGTCCCAATCCCTCTGGATACCTCCTACTTGGATCTATCATCAAACAAACTGGAAACAATCAATGAATCGATGCTTACTGGCCCTGGATACACCACCTTGGTGAGCCTCGACCTGAGCTACAACAAAATTGCCAAGATTTCCTCCACAACCTTCTCCAGGCTTCGGTACCTGGAGTCCTTGGATCTGAGTCATAACTCTCTGGAAGTCCTTCCAGAAAACTGTTTCTCCAGTTCTCCTCTGAGTGACATAGATTTGAGCAATAACAAGCTTTTGGATATAGCTGTAGACATTTTTGCTTCAAAAGGTCAGGGAAAACCCCTGAATGTGGATCTATCCAATAATATGCTCAGCACGATTACGAGGCACCGTGAAAAGAGCATCCCCAACATCCAGAATTTAAATCTTTCTGGAAACAGGCTAACATCTGTGCCAATCCTTCAAGGAATTCCTCTCCGATACTTAAATCTTGATGGGAACCCTCTAGTCAAGATTGAGAAAGGAGACTTCATGGGGCTGAAAGATCTGATTCATTTATCCCTCAGCAGCCTGCGTGGCTTTGGGGAGTTATCTCCTTACAGCTTCAAGGAACTACCAGCCCTCCAAGTTCTGGATTTATCCAGCAATCCTGACCTGAAGTCACTGACTGCTGAAGTTATCTTTGGTCTGAACTCCCTACAAGAGCTCAACCTCTCTGGAACAGGCGTGTCATCCTTGCCAAAGACTGTGCTGAAATATCTGCCTTCCATCAAAAGCATCACCTTGGGGAAGAACATACAGTGTCTTAAGACCATCAAAGAAGGACAGTACCACCGACAAATTGGGCTGACCAAAAAAGAGGTCCTCAGTTGCCACGACAGCCACGGGTCCGTAGCAGCAGCGCCTTACGTTTCGTGA